The Vibrio aerogenes nucleotide sequence GCAGACCATCAAAAGCCTGCGGTGAGGTCACCTCATGAACCAGATGACGGTCAATGTATAAAATCGGGTTTTCACCTTCAGCAGCGACGACGACGTGTGCATCGTACACTTTTTCGTATAAAGTTTTTGCGTTTGACATTGCTCTACCTTGCCCGTTTATGCGTTAAGAATATATGCAGCGATTTTATCGCCCATTTCTGAGGTTGTGAGTGCTGGTTTATTGGTTGCAAGATCTGCAGTTAGCTCACCTGCTGAGAGTGCCCGACTGACAGCCGATTCAATCGCCTGAGCAGCAGCTTCTTCTTTCAGGCTGTAACGAAGCATTAAAGCGGCAGACAAAATTTGTGCGACCGGATTGGCGATGTTCTGACCTGCAATATCCGGTGCAGAACCACCCGCTGGTTCGTAGAGTCCAAAGTTGCTTTCATTCAGACTGGCCGATGGAAGCATCCCCATCGAACCGGTGATCATTGCACATTCATCGGACAAAATGTCTCCAAAAATGTTGGAGCAAAGCAAGACATCAAACTGAGCCGGATCTTTGATGAGCTGCATTGTCGCATTATCGATATACATATGAGACAGCCCGACATCCGGATAATCTTTCGCGACCTCTTCTACCACTTCACGCCAGAGAATCGAGCTTTGTAATACGTTTGCTTTATCTACGGAGCAAACTTTTTTACGGCGTAATCTGGCTGACTCAAACGCGATTTTTGCAATTCGTTCAATCTCATAGCGGTGATAAACTTCCGTATCAAAAGCTTTTTCAGTTTCACCTGAGCCTTCTCTGCCTTTTGGCTGACCAAAATAAATACCGCCAGTCAGTTCACGAACCACGACGATATCAAATCCATTTGCAGAGATATCCGCCCTGAGCGGAGAAAATGATTCAAGTCCCTGGTGAATTTGTGCAGGACGCAGGTTACAGAAAAGCTGGAAGTGTTTACGAAGAGGCAACAGAGCGCCACGTTCAGGTTGTTCATCTGGCGGTAAATGTTCCCATTTGGGGCCGCCGACAGAGCCAAAAAGGACCGCATCAGCCTGTTCGCATCCTGCTAATGTTGTTTCAGGCAGCGGGCTTCCCTGATTATCGATTGCTATCCCGCCAATGTCGAATTCAGTTCTTTCCAAAGTGATATTGTGTTTGCTTTCAATCGCATCCAGTACTTTATGCGCCTGCTGCATAACCTCCGGACCGATACCGTCGCCAGGTAATACCGCAATTTTATATGTTTTGTCTGTCATGAGAATCCTTGTCTTAAATCTACTTATTTTTTATTGGTACAGGAGACTGGCAGGCATAACCACTTTCAGTGGATATGCCTTAATTTTGCTTATACCGTTACGAATTTCTTTTGCTTGATTTCTTCAATCTGATCAGCACGGTGAATACTGTTGATAACATGCAACAGAGCTTGTCCTGAAGCTTCAACAATATCTGTAGAAACCCCGGTACCGTGATATTTTCGCCCTTTGTAGTTGGCAATAATATCAGCTTGTCCCAGGCCATCTTCACCTTCGCCTTTTGCTGTCAGATCAAATTTATCCAGAACAATATCATAGCCAGTAATGCGGTAAATACATTGGTATAATGCATCGACCGGGCCGTTACCAACGGCGGCCTCGCATTGCTCTTCACCACCACACTGGAGTTTGATTGTTGTGGTTGCCATGACACTGCCGGACTGAACACTCAGGTAGTTCAGTTTATAGAAGTCATCTTCATCTTTGAGATTTGAAAAATACATCAATGATTCAAGGTCATAATCAAATACCTGACCTTTTTTATCCGCAAGCTTCAGGAAATTATCATACAGCGCATCCAGATTGTAGTCTTCATCTGTATATCCCATGGCATCCATGTGACTTTTTACTGCTGCCCGGCCGCTTCGGCTGGTCAGATTCAGAACCTGATTTTTCAAACCAATTGATTCAGGTGTCATAATTTCATAGGTGTTTTTATTTTTCAGCATGCCATCCTGATGAATGCCGGAGGAATGGCTGAACGCATTTGTACCAACAATGGCTTTATTACTTTGAACCGGCATGTGACAAAGCTGGCTGACCATTTTACTGGTACGATGAATTTCTTCATGTTTGATATTGGTATGCACGCCCAGTAATTGCTGCCGGGTTTTAATGATCATGGCGATTTCTTCCAGTGCGCAGTTTCCTGCCCGCTCGCCAATACCGTTAATGGTACCTTCGATCTGACGTGCACCGGCCTGAACGGCCGCGATAGAGTTTGCGACAGACATGCCGAGATCATCATGACAGTGGACAGAAATAATCGCTTTATCAATATTAGGAACACGATTAAACAGCGATTGAATAATCCCGCCGAACTCATTTGGCACGGTATACCCAACCGTATCGGGGATATTGATTGTTTTCGCCCCGGCGTTTATGGCGCCTTCAACCATGCGGCACAAGTTATCAATCGGTGTCCGGCCTGCATCCTCGCATGAAAATTCGACATCATCAGTGTATTTGCGTGCATGTTTGACAGCTCTGACACCCATCTCGACGACCTGATCGTAACTTCGGCGTAATTTATCTTCAACATGAATGGTTGATGTAGAAATAAACGTATGAATTCTGAAAGCTTCGGCTACTTTAAGCGCCTCGGCTGCGGCATCGATATCTTTTTCAACTGCGCGGGATAAAGCACAGACCCGGCTGTTTTTGATATGTTTTGCGATGGTTTGCACCGATTGAAAGTCACCGGGAGATGAAACAGGAAAACCGGCTTCAATGATATCGATCCCCAGACGCTCCAGCGCATATGCAATTTGTAATTTTTCTTTTACCGTCAGACTTGCGGATAATGCCTGTTCACCGTCGCGCAATGTTGTGTCGAAAATAATGACCTGATCGTTCATACTGGCTCCCTATGAATTAGGTATAGTTAATTGTTTACTTCCTGGTCTTGGTGCTTGTTTTGCTTTTAAAATAGTTATAAAAAAACCCGCATCTCAATGCGGGTTTTTTGTATTCTTCAGTGGTCTTTTCTGTCCACAAGCTACCCGCGCGATTGATACACGATAAGGAGTAGGCTTAGCAGGAGAGAAAAACGAATTATCATAACAATTCACTAACCACAGTTTAAAAATTAATTAGTCTAAATAAGTACCTTACTCTGAGGGTGAGGTCAACCCTAAAAGTTATTTTTTTATTGATGAAAGGACAATGACCCACAACTGAGCCACTTATATTTAGCAGATTATGTGATTATTTTAAGCCGATAGTGAATACAGAGAGTCAATGCAGATGAAATCGGTGTATGATGAAGAATTAGTCGTTGATTAATTTAATCTGAGGAGAGCGCTCCATGGAAAGTACATCTCATCGCAGTGTTGGCCGTCCAAGTGAACAAATTCAATCAAGGGAACGACTGATAATCAGTGCCAGAGAGCTTTTTACCGTGATGGCATATAACAAAGTTTCAACCCGTTTGATCGCTCGCCGGGCTGGGGTGAATATTGCAATGATCCGTTATTACTTCGGCAGCAAAGCCGGTTTGTTTGAAGCGATGCTACGTGAGACATTACATCCTTTGAAACAACAGATGAACAAGTTGCTTGCCAAAAGTAATCAAAAAAATCTGGTCGATCTGATGCGGGTCTATTACAAGGAAATGATTAAAGTACCTCAGTTTCCCAAGTTGTTGGCTCAGGTCATGAGTATGCCGCCGGGTGAGATACAAAGAGACTTGATGGAAGAGGTGATGCAGGATCTGAGTCAGCCTATCCGTGAGCTTTTGTCATCCCGTCTGGTGAATCAGGGAGTCATCCGTCCGGATATGGATCCTTACCTTTGCAGAATGTCATATATCAGTTTAATGGTATTCCCTTTTTTAATCCCGGCTTCAATGTTAAGTATCTATAAATTTGAGCTGACAGATGATTTTCTGGAGCGATTGATCGAACATAATATTCGTTTGATGGAGGGGGGCTTTCTGGTGCCGGAAGGCGCAAATATTTCTGTTTGAACCCGAAACAAACTGAGACCTGTCTCGCCCCGGTGCCATTGATGAGCAGGGTCCGGTCTTTGGCTTTGCTGAAATCCTGAGAATCTGGCTGCAACTGTCACTCATTCGACAAAAAATGATCACTTCGCTGTCATCTAACCTGATTACTGTTCCAAAAGGTAGAAGAGATTTCCTTTTATAAGGAGTCAGTAATGAAAGTGATGGCCCCCATAGTAAAATTTGATTTAGCATTTTCACTCTTTTGTTTGCAACACCGGTTTAGTTCTGGTTTTGCCCGGGCAAGCAGAATTGTTTCCCGTACCGGTGACGGTCATTTATATGTCTTGATTGGTTGCCTGGCATATCTTCTGGATGATCGGTATGGTCAGGCATTTTTACTGACGGGAATTCTCGCCTTTATTATTGAGCTGCCTTTGTACTGGGTATTGAAAAATGCTTTTCAGCGGCGACGTCCACATGAACTGTCCTCTTTAGTTCAGGCATTTATCACGCCCTCTGATCGATTCAGTCTTCCCTCCGGGCATACAACCGCTGGTTTTTTGATGGCGACATTACTTGCTCATTTTTATCCTTCACTGACAGAGCCTGCTTTTTTATGGGCATTTTCTATCGGTATCGCCCGTATTTTACTGGGTGTTCATTTTTTCACGGATGTACTGGTCGGTTCACTATTAGGTATGGGTTGTGCTCAGTTTAGTCTGCAACTATCGGAGTTACTGTCTTGAAAATTCTTTATGGGGTTCAGGGAACCGGCAATGGTCATACAGCCCGTGCCAGAGCAATGAGTCTGGCTTTGCGTCAGCAGGGTGTTGATGTCCGGTTTTTATTCAGTGGCCGGGAAAAAGAGAAATACTTTTCAATGGAGTGTTTTGGTGATTACAAAACCCGGCGTGGACTCACTTTTATTACCGAAAAAGGACAGGTAAATTACCTGAAAACGATGACGCAAAATAACCTGATGCAATTAGCTTCTGATATTCGCAACCTCGATGTCAGTGACTATGATCTGGTTATTTCTGACTTTGAACCTGTCACTGCCTGGGCTGCCCGGCAACAAAAAAAACCATGCATCGGATTAAGTCATCAAAATGCTTTCCGTTATCCGGTTCCTCAAAAAGGTGCTAACTGGCTTGATAAACAGCTTATCTCTTATTTTGCTCCTTCCGATTATCATTTGGGGCTTCACTGGTATCACTTCGATAACCCGATTCTCCCTCCTATTGTTCATACGACAATTCATGAAACTGAACTTCAGCCCTTCATTTTAGTCTATCTGCCATTTGAAACGCCTCATGATATCGGTGAATTATTATGTCGTTTTTCAGATCAGCCTTTTATTTGTTTTCATCCAACAGTGACTGAACCAGAAGTCATTGAAAATATTGAATGGCGACCTTTGTGCCATCCTTCTTTTCAGAAGCATCTGAAGTGTTGTTCCGGAGTGATTGCTAATGGTGGTTTTGAACTACCCTCAGAAGCGATGTCTTTAGGCAAAAAACTGTTGCTCAAACCGCTGAAAGGGCAATTTGAGCAAATGAGCAATGTTGCCACACTAGAAATGCTTGGCGCAGCTACATCGATGGAATACTTTGATGTTTCGGTCGTTCGTGAATGGCTGAATGAACCATTTGCACAACGAGTCATTTATCCGGATGTTGCCGCCGCAATCGCGGAATGGATAACGCAGGGTAAATGGAATGACAGCCAATATTTGTGTGATCAATTGTGGAAACAGGTGAATTTTCCGGGGTTTGATTCAGATATGACTCACTATTCATTTGTATAATTTGAGTATTATATCATTTTAATATTCGCTATGAATATTTGGATAATCTCTGTTTTTTACTCATAACTCATGTCAATTTATAGTAAAAATGTGATGTAAAAAGACTTTATGTTTTTTTATGTTTTTTCTATGTGTCTGTAATTTAAGTTATTTCTTATAATTGATGTAAAATGTCCTGAGTTTTTATCAATCTTATTGCCTTCAATCATCAGATTCAAAGATAGTAGTTCTTGTGCAGACACATACAAATTATCAATGTATTTCTCTGCTTTGAACCTTCGATCGTTTTCATTTGTCAGAATATACAAATTATAAAATCAGGCATGAGAAGCGGCAGATGATTGTTGTTTTATGATTAGGTAAGAGGCATACCGATGTTAGAGAAAAAAGAAACCGTTCCACCTGTTGTGACTAATTACCGGATGGAAAGTACTTTGCGGGGCGTTGACCTGAATTTATTAACTGTATTTGATGCAGTGATGCAAGAACAAAATATTACACGGGCAGCACATAATCTGGGCATGTCTCAGCCAGCGGTAAGTAATGCCGTAGCGCGCTTGAAAGTCATGTTTAATGATGAGTTGTTTATGCGTCAGGGAAGGGGGATTCAGCCAACTCAGCGTGCACGTCAGCTATTTGGTCCGGTTCGTCAGGCACTACAGCTGATCCGTAATGAGTTACCCAATTCAATTTTTGTTCCTGAGTCATCAACAAGGCAGTTTAATCTTGCGATATGTAGCCCGAATGATGTTCGTTTTGCGCCTAAAGTTTTCTCCATGATTCACGAACAGGCACCCCATGTTCAGTTACATATGGAAGCTGACTTTAACCAACAGCTGACACAGCGGTTGCGCTATCAGGAAGTGGATTTTGTTATTGATTACTCACGCTTTGAAGAAGCAGGTTTTTCTTCTGCTGAGTTATTCCAGGACGAATTAGTGGTGGTTGCTGCTAAATCTCATCCACGTATTCAGGGAAGCCTGACGATGGAGCAAATTCTGACTGAGCATCATGCAAAACTTTCTCAGGCGCATGGAATCAGCAGTTTCAGTGAACAGGCGTACCGGGATATTGAGTGCCATTCTCACTATGAAGGTACCAGTCTGAGCAATGTATTATATGTTGTAAGTCAGTCTGAATTAATTACGATTGCACCACGCTGGCTGGTCGATATTTCACTGAATCGCGAACAGCTTCAGGCCATTACATTGCCATATGAGCACCGTTTGGTGAAAGGGTATCTGAGCTGGCATGAATCGAGCGAGAAAGATAAAGGTCATAGCTGGTTAAGAGAACAGTTAATGATGCTTTGTCGTGAGATGACCGCGGCATAAATAAGCCCTGATTGAATGCGTTCTATAGCCTGAATTGTAAAATTTAGGCTGTA carries:
- a CDS encoding MJ1255/VC2487 family glycosyltransferase: MKILYGVQGTGNGHTARARAMSLALRQQGVDVRFLFSGREKEKYFSMECFGDYKTRRGLTFITEKGQVNYLKTMTQNNLMQLASDIRNLDVSDYDLVISDFEPVTAWAARQQKKPCIGLSHQNAFRYPVPQKGANWLDKQLISYFAPSDYHLGLHWYHFDNPILPPIVHTTIHETELQPFILVYLPFETPHDIGELLCRFSDQPFICFHPTVTEPEVIENIEWRPLCHPSFQKHLKCCSGVIANGGFELPSEAMSLGKKLLLKPLKGQFEQMSNVATLEMLGAATSMEYFDVSVVREWLNEPFAQRVIYPDVAAAIAEWITQGKWNDSQYLCDQLWKQVNFPGFDSDMTHYSFV
- a CDS encoding phosphatase PAP2 family protein, yielding MKVMAPIVKFDLAFSLFCLQHRFSSGFARASRIVSRTGDGHLYVLIGCLAYLLDDRYGQAFLLTGILAFIIELPLYWVLKNAFQRRRPHELSSLVQAFITPSDRFSLPSGHTTAGFLMATLLAHFYPSLTEPAFLWAFSIGIARILLGVHFFTDVLVGSLLGMGCAQFSLQLSELLS
- a CDS encoding TetR/AcrR family transcriptional regulator — its product is MESTSHRSVGRPSEQIQSRERLIISARELFTVMAYNKVSTRLIARRAGVNIAMIRYYFGSKAGLFEAMLRETLHPLKQQMNKLLAKSNQKNLVDLMRVYYKEMIKVPQFPKLLAQVMSMPPGEIQRDLMEEVMQDLSQPIRELLSSRLVNQGVIRPDMDPYLCRMSYISLMVFPFLIPASMLSIYKFELTDDFLERLIEHNIRLMEGGFLVPEGANISV
- the leuB gene encoding 3-isopropylmalate dehydrogenase → MTDKTYKIAVLPGDGIGPEVMQQAHKVLDAIESKHNITLERTEFDIGGIAIDNQGSPLPETTLAGCEQADAVLFGSVGGPKWEHLPPDEQPERGALLPLRKHFQLFCNLRPAQIHQGLESFSPLRADISANGFDIVVVRELTGGIYFGQPKGREGSGETEKAFDTEVYHRYEIERIAKIAFESARLRRKKVCSVDKANVLQSSILWREVVEEVAKDYPDVGLSHMYIDNATMQLIKDPAQFDVLLCSNIFGDILSDECAMITGSMGMLPSASLNESNFGLYEPAGGSAPDIAGQNIANPVAQILSAALMLRYSLKEEAAAQAIESAVSRALSAGELTADLATNKPALTTSEMGDKIAAYILNA
- the leuA gene encoding 2-isopropylmalate synthase, which gives rise to MNDQVIIFDTTLRDGEQALSASLTVKEKLQIAYALERLGIDIIEAGFPVSSPGDFQSVQTIAKHIKNSRVCALSRAVEKDIDAAAEALKVAEAFRIHTFISTSTIHVEDKLRRSYDQVVEMGVRAVKHARKYTDDVEFSCEDAGRTPIDNLCRMVEGAINAGAKTINIPDTVGYTVPNEFGGIIQSLFNRVPNIDKAIISVHCHDDLGMSVANSIAAVQAGARQIEGTINGIGERAGNCALEEIAMIIKTRQQLLGVHTNIKHEEIHRTSKMVSQLCHMPVQSNKAIVGTNAFSHSSGIHQDGMLKNKNTYEIMTPESIGLKNQVLNLTSRSGRAAVKSHMDAMGYTDEDYNLDALYDNFLKLADKKGQVFDYDLESLMYFSNLKDEDDFYKLNYLSVQSGSVMATTTIKLQCGGEEQCEAAVGNGPVDALYQCIYRITGYDIVLDKFDLTAKGEGEDGLGQADIIANYKGRKYHGTGVSTDIVEASGQALLHVINSIHRADQIEEIKQKKFVTV
- the leuO gene encoding transcriptional regulator LeuO, giving the protein MLEKKETVPPVVTNYRMESTLRGVDLNLLTVFDAVMQEQNITRAAHNLGMSQPAVSNAVARLKVMFNDELFMRQGRGIQPTQRARQLFGPVRQALQLIRNELPNSIFVPESSTRQFNLAICSPNDVRFAPKVFSMIHEQAPHVQLHMEADFNQQLTQRLRYQEVDFVIDYSRFEEAGFSSAELFQDELVVVAAKSHPRIQGSLTMEQILTEHHAKLSQAHGISSFSEQAYRDIECHSHYEGTSLSNVLYVVSQSELITIAPRWLVDISLNREQLQAITLPYEHRLVKGYLSWHESSEKDKGHSWLREQLMMLCREMTAA